Proteins encoded in a region of the Vicia villosa cultivar HV-30 ecotype Madison, WI linkage group LG5, Vvil1.0, whole genome shotgun sequence genome:
- the LOC131605234 gene encoding uncharacterized protein LOC131605234 — MVFKLITIIVPFADTTFSLPSKTQKTLSMEKPPTKRRTTTTRQKTTMKTTDSRPTPTTPTRRSARHTNISHDPTPSEQTTEESQNPNLLPSTQIVSAPQPTKTSSSHVSTQSSEGTSLVSSSFQAYDHPSEISTNEFISDDDVRALYNEKWRSLPIVAGKTVNLDSYSIWGYDINELAIATGWTNFLQLSDVFYPRLVRNFFAAIKPSESDTQLISSVKGRQITLTPELLCDILHVPNNGLHLFNDDWPSSYDLDIESYRLSITKHQTHRFVSANLEPLSHIIHNFWIHTILPRKGSMERVTDKDLLVIYHFSKKTPLNIGYLVLNYLKYTGLRARSAPYGMLLTKIFKHFNVPLDDEDSFEINKILDASKLKRMKIPSLKRAPSPKPEAKSKRRRLVKQYAPTEPLTTGIDSPNSPNSLTTNSPIPLSVALPNTADLESPQKSSQISPHASKSVSPNPKETNQQSPEITQCIDLASTSPIPLESSPQTVVITQAPVSLQTETLSNVSSPPILKTSNTDMINIFALENLLSSPPSASAHQPPSPISPHTPASAQLSSLISMLEAELLTPPTSNQQTSIIPHVATYTSPTMTTNPLSTTSPMNSPNSYKEPSPRRIQLSSINHTDSNDLTAQIEAFFNNSVQLSEQDDPIESHAMPSVPQPDPHVFQTNSPIFSSPKEDDDNSFNVQTLLAPRYDSSPPRNTTDNSNTLPQVPITSITSSFFNNFPSIGNRPPVYPRSATSSETVNPHQGVNLRSYTALQKQLMAYQKFWIDYVTEQVCPRFPGMPPPDPSQIQFPFLPLSSEATSDDEQSGS, encoded by the coding sequence ATGGTATTCAAACTTATAACTATCATTGTTCCATTTGCTGATACTACATTCTCTCTTCCGTCCAAAACACAGAAAACCCTTTCCATGGAAAAACCACCCACCAAGCGCCGCACCACCACCACTCGACAAAAAACCACCATGAAAACCACTGACTCTCGACCAACACCCACCACTCCCACCCGTCGCTCAGCTCGACATACAAACATCTCTCACGATCCAACTCCCTCTGAGCAAACTACAGAAGaatctcaaaaccctaatcttcttccctcAACCCAGATCGTCTCTGCTCCTCAACCCACCAAAACATCCTCCTCACACGTTTCCACTCAATCGAGCGAAGGAACCTCTCTCGTCTCATCGTCTTTCCAAGCCTATGACCATCCATCTGAAATCTCAACCAACGAATTCATATCTGATGATGATGTTCGTGCTCTCTACAATGAAAAATGGCGCTCCCTTCCTATCGTGGCCGGCAAAACCGTCAACTTGGATAGTTACTCTATCTGGGGATACGACATAAACGAGCTTGCAATAGCCACAGGTTGGACCAACTTTCTCCAACTCTCTGATGTCTTCTACCCTAGACTAGTTAGAAATTTTTTTGCTGCTATTAAACCCTCTGAAAGTGATACACAGCTCATCTCATCTGTAAAGGGTCGTCAAATAACCCTAACCCCAGAGCTCCTTTGTGATATTTTGCATGTCCCAAACAATGGACTTCATCTCTTTAATGATGACTGGCCCTCATCTTATGACCTAGACATTGAATCCTACAGACTCTCCATCACCAAACATCAAACTCACCGTTTTGTGTCTGCCAACCTTGAACCCCTCAGCCATATCATTCATAACTTCTGGATTCACACTATCCTTCCAAGAAAAGGAAGTATGGAACGAGTCACTGATAAAGACCTACTTGTCATCTACCATTTCTCAAAGAAAACCCCTCTCAATATAGGATATTTGGTGCTCAACTATCTCAAATACACTGGTCTGAGAGCAAGAAGCGCCCCCTATGGTATGCTTCTTACCAAAATATTCAAGCACTTCAATGTTCCTCTGGATGATGAGGACTCCTTCGAGATCAACAAAATCCTGGATGCCTCCAAGTTGAAGCGCATGAAAATTCCTTCCCTCAAGCGTGCACCATCACCTAAACCTGAGGCCAAATCCAAGCGCAGGCGTCTTGTCAAACAATATGCTCCAACTGAGCCTTTAACAACAGGTATTGACTCTCCTAACTCTCCAAACAGCCTGACCACAAATTCTCCCATTCCACTATCTGTGGCTCTTCCAAACACTGCTGACCTAGAATCCCCACAAAAGTCCTCACAAATTTCTCCTCATGCCTCTAAATCCGTATCTCCAAACCCAAAGGAAACAAATCAACAATCTCCTGAAATCACACAATGCATTGACCTCGCATCTACATCACCAATCCCATTAGAATCCTCACCTCAAACAGTTGTCATCACTCAAGCTCCAGTTTCTCTCCAAACTGAAACTCTCTCAAATGTTTCAAGTCCTCCAATCCTAAAGACTTCTAACACTGACATGATCAACATTTTCGCTCTTGAAAACCTTCTCTCAAGTCCTCCTAGTGCTTCAGCTCATCAACCACCCTCACCAATATCTCCTCACACTCCTGCTTCAGCTCAGCTGTCCTCACTCATATCCATGCTTGAGGCTGAATTATTAACTCCACCCACTTCAAATCAACAAACTTCAATTATTCCCCATGTTGCCACATACACTTCCCCTACTATGACAACAAATCCTCTCTCCACGACCTCACCTATGAACTCTCCAAATTCCTACAAAGAACCTTCTCCTAGAAGAATTCAACTCTCCTCCATCAATCATACAGACTCCAATGATCTCACTGCTCAGATTGAAGCATTTTTTAATAACTCCGTTCAGCTATCTGAACAAGATGATCCTATAGAATCACACGCCATGCCTTCTGTTCCACAACCTGATCCTCATGTCTTCCAAACAAACTCTCCAATATTTTCTTCTCCAAAGGAAGATGATGATAACTCCTTCAATGTTCAAACACTGCTTGCTCCGAGGTATGACTCATCACCTCCTAGAAACACCACCGATAATTCCAATACCCTTCCTCAGGTTCCCATCACTTCCATCACATCCTCATTTTTTAACAACTTCCCCAGCATTGGTAATCGTCCTCCCGTTTATCCTCGATCTGCAACCTCATCTGAAACGGTTAACCCCCATCAGGGCGTCAACCTTCGATCCTACACAGCTCTCCAAAAGCAGTTAATGGCTTACCAAAAATTCTGGATTGATTATGTCACTGAACAAGTATGCCCGAGGTTTCCAGGAATGCCTCCTCCGGATCCCTCTCAGATTCAGTTTCCATTTCTGCCATTGTCTTCTGAGGCAACATCTGATGATGAACAATCTGGTTCTTAA